From Microbaculum marinisediminis, the proteins below share one genomic window:
- a CDS encoding aspartate/glutamate racemase family protein — protein MTTVMSSPVRPDLEPSHVSRLGLIALATDLTSERDAWRVLPPERAALHVTRVPYANPTTPENLARMAPTLTAAADLLVPDVALAAICFSCTAASVEIGDDAVAEAIRTARPGVPVVTPPDAAVQAFAALGVGRIALVTPYLPETTAPMAAYFARRGLDVARAQCLGLSDDREMARVSAATIVAAAEAADRPDVEGVFLSCTALPALGVIDAIEDRLGKPVVSSNQASLWRMLQHADLAPLPGAPGRLFALSATSRAA, from the coding sequence ATGACCACCGTTATGTCTTCTCCGGTCCGTCCGGACCTGGAGCCGAGCCATGTCTCGCGCCTCGGACTGATCGCGCTTGCGACCGACCTGACGTCGGAACGCGACGCCTGGCGGGTGCTGCCGCCAGAGCGGGCCGCCTTGCATGTGACACGGGTGCCCTACGCCAACCCGACCACGCCGGAAAACCTCGCCCGGATGGCGCCGACATTGACGGCGGCGGCGGACCTTCTGGTGCCCGACGTCGCCCTGGCGGCGATCTGCTTCAGTTGCACCGCAGCCTCGGTGGAGATCGGCGATGACGCGGTTGCCGAGGCGATCCGGACGGCACGTCCCGGCGTACCGGTCGTCACGCCGCCCGATGCCGCGGTTCAGGCCTTCGCCGCGCTCGGCGTCGGCCGGATCGCGTTGGTGACGCCCTATCTGCCCGAAACCACGGCGCCGATGGCGGCTTATTTCGCCCGGCGCGGGCTGGACGTCGCGCGCGCCCAGTGCCTCGGTCTTTCCGACGACCGCGAAATGGCGCGGGTGTCGGCGGCGACCATCGTCGCGGCGGCCGAAGCGGCGGACCGGCCGGATGTCGAAGGTGTCTTCCTCTCCTGCACCGCGCTGCCGGCGCTGGGGGTCATCGACGCCATTGAGGACCGGTTGGGGAAACCTGTCGTCTCCTCCAATCAGGCGAGCCTCTGGCGGATGCTGCAGCATGCGGATCTGGCGCCCTTGCCGGGTGCGCCGGGCCGGTTGTTCGCGCTCTCAGCGACCAGTCGTGCCGCATGA
- a CDS encoding TRAP transporter small permease: MTDQPQSSEHASSLPGFLGTIDSLISRIESAMLAVGVLLMAANTIANVVGRFVFQSSIFFSEELNRILIILITFAGISYAARQGRHIRMSAIYDALPPPMRKPMMIAIALITAAFMFALCWYSYGYIVTQAGRGRVLPALQIPVWWTLIWVPVGFFMTGMQYLLTAIKNVREKDIYLSTNVLEGYTADEQEI, translated from the coding sequence TTGACCGACCAGCCGCAAAGCTCGGAGCACGCGTCGTCGCTGCCCGGATTCCTCGGGACGATCGACAGCCTGATCAGTCGCATCGAGTCGGCAATGCTGGCCGTCGGCGTCCTGCTGATGGCCGCCAACACGATCGCGAACGTGGTTGGCCGTTTCGTCTTCCAGTCGAGCATCTTCTTTTCCGAAGAGCTCAACCGCATCCTGATCATCCTGATCACTTTCGCCGGCATCAGTTACGCCGCGCGGCAGGGCAGGCACATCCGCATGTCGGCGATCTACGACGCGCTGCCGCCCCCCATGCGCAAGCCGATGATGATCGCGATCGCGCTGATCACCGCGGCCTTCATGTTCGCGCTGTGCTGGTATTCCTACGGCTACATCGTGACCCAGGCAGGCCGCGGGCGCGTGCTGCCGGCCCTGCAGATCCCGGTCTGGTGGACCCTGATCTGGGTGCCGGTCGGCTTCTTCATGACCGGGATGCAGTACCTCCTCACCGCCATCAAGAACGTCCGGGAGAAGGACATCTACCTCTCCACCAACGTTCTCGAAGGCTATACGGCCGACGAGCAGGAAATCTGA
- the doeA gene encoding ectoine hydrolase DoeA (DoeA (degradation of ectoine A) is also called EutD (ectoine utilization D).), with protein MQAPRLHFTRQEYEARIAKTRAAMQVAGVDLIIVTDPSNMAWLTGYDGWSFYVHQCVVLAMDGEPVWFGRSQDGNGALRTTFMKPENIIGYPDHYVQSTERHPMDYLAARIADRGWDRLAIGVEMDNYWFTAAAYATLQKTLPNARFCDVTALVNWQRAVKSPQELDYMRTAARFVERMHQRIFETIEPGLPKSSLVAEIYDAGLRYDPAIGVGGDYPAIVPLLPSGSDAAAPHLTWDDRPMQAGEGTFFEVAGVCHRYHCPLSRTIFLGKPSQTFLDAEKAVLEGMEAGLDAAKASNVCEDIANAFFGVLETHGIVKDNRTGYPIGLSYPPDWGERTMSLRSGDRTVLEPGMTFHFMTGLWMDDWGLEITESIVIGENGPECLANVPRRLLVKD; from the coding sequence ATGCAGGCGCCGAGACTTCATTTCACGCGACAGGAATACGAGGCCCGGATCGCCAAGACGCGCGCCGCGATGCAGGTGGCCGGTGTCGATCTCATCATCGTCACCGATCCTTCGAACATGGCCTGGCTCACCGGCTACGACGGCTGGTCCTTCTACGTGCACCAGTGCGTGGTGCTGGCGATGGATGGCGAGCCGGTCTGGTTCGGGCGCAGCCAGGACGGCAATGGCGCGCTCAGAACCACCTTCATGAAACCGGAGAACATCATCGGCTATCCGGACCACTACGTTCAGTCGACCGAGCGCCACCCGATGGACTATCTCGCCGCGCGGATCGCCGACCGCGGCTGGGACAGGCTCGCGATCGGCGTCGAGATGGACAATTACTGGTTCACCGCGGCCGCCTACGCGACGCTGCAGAAAACGCTCCCCAACGCCCGGTTTTGCGACGTGACGGCGCTCGTCAACTGGCAGCGCGCGGTGAAGTCCCCGCAGGAGCTCGACTACATGCGGACGGCCGCCCGGTTCGTCGAGCGGATGCATCAGCGCATCTTCGAGACAATCGAGCCGGGCTTACCGAAGAGCAGTCTCGTGGCCGAGATCTACGATGCGGGCCTGCGCTACGATCCCGCGATCGGGGTCGGCGGCGACTATCCAGCGATCGTGCCGCTGCTGCCGTCGGGCAGCGATGCCGCGGCGCCGCACCTGACCTGGGACGACAGGCCGATGCAGGCGGGCGAAGGCACGTTCTTCGAGGTCGCCGGCGTCTGTCACCGCTATCACTGTCCGCTGTCTCGTACGATCTTCCTCGGCAAGCCGAGCCAGACCTTTCTCGATGCCGAAAAGGCGGTGCTGGAGGGCATGGAGGCCGGACTGGACGCGGCGAAGGCGAGCAACGTCTGCGAGGACATCGCCAACGCGTTCTTCGGTGTTCTGGAGACGCACGGTATCGTCAAGGACAACCGCACCGGCTACCCGATCGGCCTGTCCTATCCGCCCGACTGGGGCGAGCGCACCATGAGCCTTCGCTCCGGCGACCGCACGGTGCTCGAACCCGGCATGACGTTCCATTTCATGACCGGCCTCTGGATGGACGACTGGGGGCTCGAGATCACGGAGAGCATCGTGATCGGCGAGAACGGACCCGAGTGTCTGGCCAATGTGCCGCGCAGGCTTCTGGTGAAGGACTGA
- a CDS encoding ABC transporter permease subunit, translating into MSPRRLFIAGAVALFALAPFVLPIGYVTPLTYIGLSALVCIGLVLMTGVAAMTSFGQAAFCGVAAYSTAVLTTQYGWSVFATLPVALAVTVLFAVALGALTVRLAGHYLVLGTLAWGIALFYLFANIPVLGGFNGITDIPPVSIGEAALTDPRDFYLLIWGLVGLAMLAVTNLLDSRIGRAMRSLPSEVLAESFGVSTARLKLIVFVLAAFLAGLSGWLQAHYVRVVNPSPFGVNASIDYLFMAVIGGTGNLGGAILGPAVFETVRTWLREWLPLLTGRTGSYEITAFGLLVIILIQGAPAGLMSFVSRFLPSKQPVKAPASAPALPRRPLPERGTPLLEVDCVSKVFGGLRAVDDVSFDMKAGEILGLIGPNGAGKSTLFNLLTGVASLTSGTVRFMGTRIETLAQRDIAALGVGRTFQHVQLRPQMSALENAAFGANLRGSAGVFAAMARADRAEEAQILRVAQDQLERVGLGHLADVEAGNLALGQQRVLEIARALAFDPALLLLDEPAAGLRHQEKQDLAALLSDLREQGLSILLVEHDMDFVMNLVDRLVVVDFGVKIAEGDPASVRANPRVIEAYLGGVDDPIDGPLDGLAEVRP; encoded by the coding sequence TTGAGCCCGCGCCGCCTCTTCATCGCCGGCGCCGTCGCCCTGTTCGCGCTCGCGCCGTTCGTACTGCCGATCGGCTACGTGACGCCGCTCACCTATATCGGCCTGTCGGCCCTCGTTTGTATCGGCCTGGTGCTGATGACGGGCGTCGCGGCGATGACGTCCTTCGGGCAGGCCGCGTTCTGCGGCGTTGCCGCCTATTCGACCGCGGTGCTCACGACGCAGTACGGCTGGTCGGTATTCGCGACCCTGCCCGTCGCCCTCGCGGTGACGGTGCTGTTCGCCGTCGCGCTCGGCGCGCTGACCGTGCGCCTCGCCGGTCACTACCTCGTTCTCGGCACGCTCGCCTGGGGGATCGCGCTCTTCTACCTGTTCGCCAACATCCCGGTTCTCGGCGGGTTCAACGGGATCACCGACATCCCACCGGTCTCGATCGGCGAGGCCGCGCTGACCGACCCGCGCGACTTCTACCTGCTCATCTGGGGCCTCGTCGGCCTGGCGATGCTCGCGGTGACCAACCTGCTCGACAGCCGCATCGGCCGGGCGATGCGCAGCCTCCCCTCGGAGGTGCTGGCGGAGAGCTTCGGCGTGTCGACCGCGCGGCTCAAGCTGATCGTCTTCGTGCTCGCCGCATTCCTGGCCGGCCTGTCGGGCTGGCTGCAGGCCCACTACGTCCGGGTCGTCAATCCGTCGCCCTTCGGGGTCAACGCGTCGATCGACTACCTGTTCATGGCGGTGATCGGCGGCACCGGCAACCTGGGCGGCGCGATCCTGGGTCCGGCGGTCTTCGAGACCGTGCGGACATGGTTGCGCGAATGGCTTCCGCTCCTGACCGGCAGGACGGGCAGCTACGAGATCACCGCCTTCGGTCTCCTGGTGATCATCCTGATCCAGGGCGCCCCCGCCGGGCTGATGTCGTTTGTCTCGCGGTTTCTGCCATCGAAGCAGCCCGTGAAGGCGCCGGCTTCGGCGCCGGCCCTGCCCCGGCGCCCGCTTCCCGAGCGCGGCACGCCCCTGCTCGAGGTCGATTGCGTGTCCAAGGTCTTCGGCGGCCTGCGTGCGGTCGATGACGTCTCCTTCGACATGAAGGCGGGAGAGATACTCGGCCTCATCGGCCCCAACGGCGCCGGCAAGAGCACCCTGTTCAACCTGCTGACCGGTGTCGCGTCGCTGACCTCCGGAACCGTCCGGTTCATGGGCACCAGGATCGAGACGCTGGCGCAGAGGGACATCGCCGCCCTCGGCGTGGGACGGACGTTTCAGCACGTCCAGCTTCGCCCGCAGATGAGCGCGCTCGAGAACGCCGCCTTCGGCGCGAACCTCCGCGGGTCCGCCGGCGTCTTCGCCGCCATGGCTCGCGCCGACCGGGCGGAGGAGGCGCAGATCCTGCGCGTCGCCCAGGATCAGCTTGAGCGCGTCGGGCTGGGGCACCTCGCCGACGTCGAGGCCGGCAATCTTGCGCTGGGACAACAGCGCGTCCTCGAGATCGCCAGGGCGCTCGCCTTCGATCCGGCGCTGCTTCTGCTCGACGAACCAGCCGCGGGCCTGCGCCATCAGGAAAAGCAGGATCTCGCGGCCCTTCTGTCCGACCTGCGCGAGCAGGGACTGTCGATCCTGCTGGTCGAGCACGACATGGATTTCGTGATGAATCTGGTCGACCGCCTCGTCGTGGTCGACTTCGGCGTCAAGATCGCTGAGGGCGATCCCGCGTCGGTGCGCGCGAACCCACGGGTGATCGAGGCCTATCTCGGCGGCGTCGACGACCCGATCGATGGGCCCCTAGACGGGCTCGCGGAGGTGCGCCCATGA
- a CDS encoding ABC transporter ATP-binding protein, with protein sequence MTALLEARGIGVNYGKIVAVSDVSLSVAPGSIVTAIGPNGAGKSSLLRALVGAQPSSGEIHFMGERIDRLPMEDRIEMGLVLVPEERALFSSMSVRDNIELGAFGRRGDGSAAIDAVRREIYELFPRLKERAGQEAGTLSGGERQMLALARALMGKPRLLMLDEPSLGLAPRIVRDIFRIIIELRRRGVSLLVVEQNARAALQAADRGYVIEQGRIAMEGEAGALANDARVLATYLGGPK encoded by the coding sequence ATGACCGCCCTGCTCGAAGCGCGCGGCATCGGCGTCAACTACGGCAAGATCGTGGCGGTCTCCGATGTCTCCCTGTCCGTCGCCCCCGGCAGCATCGTCACGGCGATCGGCCCCAACGGCGCGGGAAAGTCGAGCCTGCTGCGCGCCCTCGTCGGCGCCCAGCCGAGCTCGGGAGAGATCCATTTCATGGGCGAACGGATCGATCGCCTGCCCATGGAGGACCGCATCGAGATGGGCCTGGTCCTCGTACCCGAGGAACGCGCCCTGTTCTCCAGCATGAGCGTTCGCGACAATATCGAGCTCGGTGCCTTCGGCCGGCGCGGCGACGGATCGGCGGCGATCGATGCCGTGCGCAGGGAAATCTATGAGCTGTTCCCGCGCCTGAAGGAGCGCGCCGGGCAGGAAGCGGGAACCCTCTCTGGCGGCGAACGTCAGATGCTGGCGCTCGCCCGGGCGCTGATGGGCAAGCCGCGCCTGCTCATGCTCGACGAGCCGTCTCTGGGGCTCGCGCCGCGCATCGTGCGCGACATCTTCCGGATCATCATCGAACTCCGGCGCCGCGGTGTGTCACTGCTCGTCGTCGAGCAGAATGCCCGCGCAGCCCTGCAGGCCGCCGACCGCGGCTATGTCATAGAGCAAGGCAGGATCGCCATGGAGGGCGAGGCCGGGGCCCTGGCGAACGACGCCCGCGTTCTCGCGACCTATCTCGGCGGGCCGAAGTGA
- a CDS encoding universal stress protein: MFKHILVPVDGSENALKALEKAVELKALTGAELTVLTIYRHHSMLEASFSMVRPQEPGNMDDIMRDAAKDVAEGAKAHAGELGAGNVRAFVRNGPVARNIVAFAEEHDVDLIVIGSRGLGSIESYLLGSVSHKVTGTAKCPVLVV, translated from the coding sequence GTGTTCAAGCATATTCTGGTGCCCGTCGACGGGTCGGAGAACGCCCTCAAGGCACTCGAAAAGGCCGTCGAACTGAAGGCGCTGACGGGGGCCGAGCTGACGGTCCTGACCATCTATCGCCATCATTCGATGCTGGAGGCCTCCTTCTCGATGGTCCGCCCGCAGGAACCCGGCAACATGGACGACATCATGCGCGATGCGGCCAAGGACGTGGCGGAGGGCGCGAAGGCGCACGCCGGCGAACTGGGCGCCGGCAATGTACGAGCCTTCGTGAGGAACGGCCCGGTGGCGCGCAATATCGTCGCGTTCGCCGAGGAGCACGACGTCGACCTGATCGTGATCGGCAGCCGCGGGCTGGGCTCGATCGAAAGCTATCTGCTCGGCAGCGTTTCGCACAAGGTGACGGGGACGGCCAAATGCCCGGTTCTCGTCGTCTGA
- the eutC gene encoding ectoine utilization protein EutC gives MPTIRILTETELRSAVPLNDAAVGCVENAFRALARGGVVMPPILSMAITEHNGEVDVKTAYVPGINSFALKVSPGFFDNPKIGLPSTTGLMILFSARTGQVEALLLDNGYLTDVRTAAAGAVAARHLSRPDSRRATIFGTGMQARLQLQALTLVRPIERATIWGRDAGKAEALAAAMTGALGIAVTAETDAARAIAGADIVVTTTPATAPVVRADWLHPGQHVTAMGSDQHTKNELAPDCLRRADVYVPDRLSQTRSLGELRSAIDAGVMAADAAFPELGVIVAGKAPGRTAPDQITIADLTGTGVQDTAIATLARERAAARGAGTDFTS, from the coding sequence ATGCCGACGATCCGGATCCTCACCGAAACGGAGCTTCGCTCGGCCGTGCCGCTCAACGACGCGGCGGTCGGGTGCGTGGAAAACGCGTTCCGGGCGCTCGCGCGCGGCGGGGTCGTGATGCCGCCGATCCTGTCGATGGCGATCACGGAGCACAACGGCGAGGTCGACGTGAAGACGGCCTACGTTCCCGGCATCAACAGTTTCGCCCTCAAGGTGTCGCCCGGCTTCTTCGACAATCCGAAGATCGGCCTGCCGTCGACGACGGGCCTGATGATCCTGTTCTCCGCGCGCACCGGCCAGGTCGAGGCGCTGTTGCTGGACAATGGCTATCTCACGGACGTGCGCACGGCGGCGGCGGGTGCGGTGGCGGCCCGCCATCTTTCGCGCCCCGACTCCCGTCGGGCCACGATCTTCGGTACGGGTATGCAGGCGCGGCTGCAGCTGCAGGCGCTCACCCTGGTGCGCCCGATCGAGCGCGCGACGATCTGGGGCCGTGACGCCGGCAAGGCCGAGGCGCTGGCCGCGGCGATGACCGGCGCGCTCGGCATCGCGGTGACGGCCGAAACCGACGCGGCGCGCGCGATCGCGGGCGCCGATATCGTGGTGACGACGACGCCGGCGACGGCACCCGTCGTGCGCGCCGACTGGTTGCATCCGGGCCAGCACGTGACCGCCATGGGATCGGACCAGCATACAAAGAACGAGTTGGCACCGGACTGCCTGCGCCGCGCCGACGTCTATGTGCCGGACCGGCTGAGCCAGACCCGTTCCCTCGGCGAGCTGCGCAGCGCCATCGACGCCGGCGTGATGGCTGCCGATGCCGCATTCCCCGAACTCGGCGTCATTGTCGCCGGAAAGGCTCCCGGTCGCACGGCCCCGGACCAGATCACGATCGCGGACCTGACGGGAACCGGCGTGCAGGACACCGCCATCGCCACACTGGCCCGCGAGCGCGCCGCCGCGCGCGGCGCCGGGACCGACTTCACCAGCTGA
- the doeB gene encoding N(2)-acetyl-L-2,4-diaminobutanoate deacetylase DoeB, protein MSAPPRPSPIVPTIPFDRDGAHFGFLRLPVSRDESAWGSVMIPIAVIRNGDGPTALLTGANHGDEYEGPIALQALAHELKPAEIRGRVIIVPFMNTPAFHAARRTSPLDGVNLNRCFPGRVDGSPTEKIADFFLNQLVPLADIVLDYHSGGKTLDFVPFAAAHLLDSAVQQDACIAAMQAFNAPYSMTLREIDAVGMYDTVVEDAGKTFVTTELGGGGTATARTARIARRGVRNLLKHAGILDGEPEIGPSIDIDTTVGDCFHFCERNGLLEVLVDLGDPVAKDDPLALIWPVDHVGGEPVVVQSRNTGLLAARHFPGLIKPGDCLAVVASVVE, encoded by the coding sequence ATGAGCGCGCCGCCGCGTCCCAGCCCGATCGTGCCGACCATCCCCTTCGACAGGGACGGCGCCCATTTCGGGTTCCTGCGCCTGCCCGTCAGCCGCGACGAGTCGGCCTGGGGCTCGGTGATGATCCCGATCGCCGTCATCCGCAACGGCGACGGGCCGACCGCGCTCCTGACCGGCGCCAACCACGGCGACGAATACGAAGGCCCAATCGCGCTGCAGGCGCTCGCCCACGAGCTCAAGCCGGCCGAGATCCGGGGGCGCGTGATCATCGTGCCGTTCATGAACACGCCGGCCTTCCACGCGGCGCGGCGCACCTCTCCCCTCGACGGCGTCAATCTCAACCGCTGCTTCCCCGGCCGGGTCGACGGCTCGCCGACCGAGAAGATCGCCGACTTCTTCCTCAACCAGCTCGTTCCGCTGGCCGACATCGTGCTCGATTACCATTCCGGCGGGAAGACGCTCGATTTCGTGCCGTTCGCGGCGGCGCATCTGCTCGACTCGGCGGTACAGCAGGACGCCTGCATCGCGGCGATGCAGGCCTTCAACGCCCCCTATTCGATGACCTTGCGCGAGATCGATGCGGTCGGCATGTACGACACCGTCGTCGAGGACGCGGGCAAGACCTTCGTCACCACCGAGCTCGGCGGCGGGGGAACGGCGACGGCCCGTACCGCCCGGATCGCGCGACGCGGCGTGCGCAACCTCCTCAAGCACGCCGGCATACTGGACGGCGAGCCGGAGATCGGACCCAGCATCGACATCGACACGACGGTCGGCGACTGCTTCCACTTCTGCGAACGAAACGGGCTCCTGGAAGTCCTCGTGGACCTTGGAGATCCGGTGGCCAAGGACGATCCGCTGGCCCTGATCTGGCCGGTGGATCACGTCGGCGGCGAGCCGGTCGTGGTCCAGTCGCGCAACACCGGCCTTCTGGCCGCGCGGCATTTTCCCGGCCTGATCAAGCCCGGCGACTGCCTCGCGGTGGTCGCATCGGTGGTGGAATAG
- a CDS encoding TRAP transporter large permease, giving the protein MALTIFSIMIVLLLLGFPMMIPLIVGAFVGFYMMMGGFGQMETMVQQFMAGIRPASLIAVPMFIFAADIMTRGQSADRLIDMVMKFVGHVKGGLAVSTAAACTMFGAVSGSTQATVVAVGGPLRPRMLKSGYNDSFVLALIVNSSDIAFLIPPSIGMIIYGVVSNTSISELFIAGIGPGLLILVLFSTYSVIYAYRNDVPTEERAGWGARFHAVQRALWPLGFPVIIIGGIYGGIFSPTEAAAACVLYALILEVLVFRSMSLGDVYQTAKSTGLITAVVFILVAAGAAFSWIISFAQIPQAILGGIGIDAMGPIGVLFVISIAFFIGCMFVDPIVVILVLVPIFAPVVDSVGLDPVLVGTVITLQVAIGSATPPFGCDIFTAIAVFKRPYIEVVKGTPPFILILLGVSVALIFFPQIALFLRDLAFAK; this is encoded by the coding sequence ATGGCACTGACGATCTTTTCCATCATGATCGTGCTTCTGCTGCTCGGGTTCCCGATGATGATCCCGCTCATCGTCGGCGCCTTCGTCGGCTTCTACATGATGATGGGCGGCTTCGGGCAGATGGAGACCATGGTCCAGCAGTTCATGGCCGGCATTCGCCCCGCGTCGCTGATCGCCGTGCCCATGTTCATCTTCGCCGCCGACATCATGACGCGCGGCCAGTCGGCCGACCGCCTGATCGACATGGTGATGAAGTTCGTGGGTCACGTGAAGGGCGGCCTGGCGGTCTCCACGGCTGCGGCCTGCACCATGTTCGGCGCCGTCTCAGGCTCGACCCAGGCCACCGTCGTGGCGGTCGGCGGGCCGCTGCGCCCCCGCATGCTGAAGTCCGGTTACAATGACAGCTTCGTGTTGGCGCTGATCGTCAATTCCTCAGACATCGCCTTCCTGATCCCGCCGTCGATCGGCATGATCATCTACGGCGTCGTCTCCAATACCTCGATTTCGGAGCTGTTCATCGCCGGTATCGGACCGGGCCTTTTGATCCTCGTCCTGTTCTCCACCTACAGCGTCATCTATGCCTACCGGAACGACGTGCCGACGGAGGAGCGTGCAGGCTGGGGAGCCCGGTTCCACGCCGTGCAACGCGCGCTCTGGCCGCTCGGCTTTCCGGTCATCATCATCGGCGGCATCTACGGCGGAATCTTCTCGCCGACCGAGGCGGCCGCCGCCTGCGTGCTCTACGCCCTGATCCTCGAAGTCCTCGTCTTCCGCTCGATGAGCCTCGGCGACGTCTACCAGACCGCCAAGTCGACCGGCCTGATCACGGCGGTGGTGTTCATCCTGGTTGCGGCGGGCGCGGCGTTCTCGTGGATCATTTCCTTTGCCCAGATCCCGCAGGCGATCCTCGGCGGCATCGGCATCGACGCGATGGGGCCGATCGGTGTCCTGTTCGTCATCTCCATCGCCTTCTTCATTGGCTGCATGTTCGTCGATCCGATCGTCGTCATCCTGGTCCTGGTGCCGATCTTCGCGCCTGTGGTCGACTCGGTCGGGCTCGATCCGGTCCTGGTCGGCACGGTCATCACGCTGCAGGTCGCAATCGGTTCCGCGACACCACCCTTCGGCTGTGACATCTTCACCGCGATCGCGGTGTTCAAGCGTCCCTATATAGAGGTGGTCAAGGGCACGCCGCCCTTCATCCTCATCCTGCTCGGTGTCTCGGTCGCCCTGATCTTCTTCCCGCAGATCGCGCTGTTCCTGCGCGACCTCGCCTTCGCGAAGTGA
- the eutB gene encoding hydroxyectoine utilization dehydratase EutB: MSEDPFVSVDEIVAARRTIAGAIRHTPVEPSASLSGRTGVPVTLKLEHHQHSGSFKFRGATNAVLSLTPAERAAGVVGVSTGNHGRGLARAAAAAGVRCVIAMSELVPANKVAAIRGEGADVLIGGRSQDEAQQAVDRLVAEGMTMIPPFDDRRVIAGQGTLGLEMLEDMPAVDTVVVPLSGGGLISGVAAALKARKSGIRVVGVSMERGAAMHASLAAGRPVEVRELPTLADSLGGGIGLGNRHTFVMVRALVDDVVLLTEAEIALGIHHCYWQERQIVEGSGAVGVAALLAGKIALEGPTMLLLSGGNIDMALHHRVVSGETVDVADEAA, from the coding sequence ATGAGCGAGGATCCCTTTGTCAGCGTTGACGAGATCGTCGCCGCCCGGCGGACAATCGCCGGCGCGATCCGTCACACGCCGGTCGAACCGTCGGCTTCTCTGAGCGGGCGGACGGGCGTGCCCGTAACGCTCAAGCTCGAGCACCACCAGCACAGCGGCAGCTTCAAGTTCCGTGGCGCCACCAACGCGGTGCTGTCGCTCACACCCGCCGAACGCGCGGCCGGGGTTGTCGGTGTTTCGACCGGCAATCATGGCCGTGGCCTTGCCAGAGCGGCGGCAGCGGCCGGCGTGCGCTGCGTCATCGCCATGTCGGAGCTGGTTCCCGCGAACAAGGTCGCGGCGATCCGCGGCGAAGGCGCCGACGTGCTGATTGGCGGGCGCAGCCAGGATGAAGCGCAACAGGCGGTCGACCGGCTCGTGGCCGAGGGCATGACCATGATCCCGCCGTTCGACGATCGCCGCGTCATTGCCGGCCAGGGCACGCTCGGGCTGGAAATGCTGGAAGACATGCCGGCGGTCGACACCGTCGTGGTGCCGCTTTCCGGCGGCGGACTGATCTCCGGCGTCGCCGCCGCCCTGAAGGCGCGGAAGTCGGGCATCCGGGTCGTCGGCGTGTCGATGGAGCGGGGCGCGGCGATGCACGCGAGCCTTGCCGCCGGCCGACCGGTCGAAGTCCGGGAGCTTCCGACCCTCGCCGACAGCCTGGGCGGCGGCATCGGGCTGGGCAACCGGCATACCTTCGTGATGGTGCGCGCTCTCGTCGACGACGTGGTTCTGCTGACCGAAGCGGAGATCGCCCTGGGGATCCATCATTGCTACTGGCAGGAACGCCAAATCGTCGAAGGCTCCGGCGCCGTGGGCGTCGCCGCGCTGCTGGCCGGCAAGATCGCGCTTGAGGGACCGACGATGCTTCTGCTCAGCGGCGGCAACATCGACATGGCGCTGCATCACCGGGTCGTTTCCGGCGAGACGGTCGACGTTGCCGACGAGGCCGCCTGA